TTTGTAGAAAACATCTTCGAAGAGCTGGATACTGCAGGAGAATGGTATTTTGATAAAAGAGAAAAGATGCTGTATTTCTATCCTCAGCAGGGAACCGATTTGAGGAAAGCGCGTGTTGAAATCCCGCAATTGAAATCGCTTTTTGAGTTTCGGGGGACAGCAGAACAGCCGGTAAAGAACATCCGGATTGAAGGCATGGAACTTCGTCATACGCTTCGGACTTTCATGGAAACCAAGGAACCCTTGTTGCGCAGTGACTGGACGATTTATCGTGGAGGCGCGGTAGTGATGGAAGGCGCAGAGCATTGTGTGATCAAAGATTGCTTTTTCAATACCGTTGGCGGAAACGCCGTGTTCATGAGTAATTACAACAGGAATAACCTGGTCTCGGGCTGTCATATTGCTTTTGCCGGAGCGAGTGGCGTTTGCTTCGTCGGCGATCCCAAAGCCGTTCGCTCCCCTAGTTTTGAATACGGAGAGTTTGTTCCATTAAACGAAATAGACCGGGTACCGGGACCAAAAACAAATAACTATCCTGCAAACTGCAGTGTAGAAAATACCCTGATGTATGGCCTGGGTAGTGTAGAGAAGCAGGTTGCGGGTGTGGAAATATCGATGTCTATGGACATTAAGGTGAGCCATAACACCATTTACGATGTACCCAGAGCAGGTATAAATATCAGTGAAGGAACCTGGGGCGGTCACCTGATTGAATATAATGATGTTTACAATACCGTGCTGGAATCCGGAGATCATGGGGCTTTTAATTCCTGGGGCCGCGACCGTTACTGGCATCCGGATTATCAGGTGATGGCCGGTATTGCGAAGGATAATCCTGCATTGATCACTGCAGATGTGATTAAGCCGATTGTCATCCATGATAACCGTTTTCGTTGTGATCATGGATGGGATATCGATCTGGATGACGGTTCCTCGAACTACCACATTTACAATAATGTTTGTCTGAATGGAGGTTTGAAACTTCGCGAAGGATTCTTCAGAACAGTAGAAAACAATGTGATTTTAAACAATTCTTTTCATCCTCATGTATGGTTTGATCGAAGTGGAGATGTATTCAGACACAATATTGTGACCCGCAATTATTTTCCGATCCGTGTAAATGACTGGGGCAAGGAAGTTGATAGGAATCTTTTTCCGGATCAACAGGCACTTGAAGCTGCCCAAAAAGTGGGTACAGATGCTCATTCCGCGTATGGGGACCCATTATTTGTTCATGCGGGGATTGGTGATTATCGGGTAAAACCAGGCTCTCCTGCGCTTAAGCTGGGCTTTAAGAATTTCCCTATGAATGAATTCGGAGTCAAATCTCCCGCTTTGAAAGCTTTGGTCAGTCCGGTAAAATTGCCGGTATTAATTTCAGAAATGAAAAGCGAAGGTCAGGACAATTATGAGTTTTTGGGGGCAAAGGTTAAAAACCTGAATACCCTGGGGGAGCGTTCCGCTACGGGAATGTCTACAGAAACCGGGGTACTGGTACTGGAAGTTCCGAAGAAAAGCATTCTTTATGGGAAGTTACAGGCCAATGATGTGGTTTTGAAATTTAACGATGCTCCGGTGAAAAACATGAAAGACCTGATGACGATTCAGATGGGTTTACAGTTAAGCCAGAAAGCGATGGTTGAGGTCTTTAGAAATCAGGCTTTGAAAAAGATTGAAATATCCTTAAAATAAAAATATCAGCCCCTTTTCTCTGACGCAATTATCTTTCGAGTCTGCAGAAGGGGCTGATTTCGTTTTCTTACAATACCCGCCTTTTTGGGCTCCCTAAGTTTGTCTTAACAAATTTAAGGAACCATGAAACATTTGATTATTTATTGTCACCCAAATCCAGCCAGCTTTAATCACGCCATTAAAGAGTCGGTGGTTCAATATGCGGCAGCAGCAGGACACGAGATCCGAATCCGTGATGTCTATGCTTTGAACTTTGATCCGGTGCTTACCCCCGCAGATATTTTGTCATTTAAATCAGGTGCTGTACCGGAAGAGATTTTTGCAGAACAGGAACATCTCCGTTGGGCCGAGCTGGTTACGATTATTCATCCGGTATGGTGGACCGGTATGCCTGCTCTTTTAAAAGGATATTTTGACAGGGTATTGAGTTATGGTTTTGCATACCGTTACGGAGAGCAGGGGCTGGAGCAATTGTTAAAAGGCAAGGATCTTTTGATCATCAATACCGTCGGATCAGAAGAACAGAACTATATAGATAAAGGCATCTTCGATGCCATGAGAACCGTAGCTGAAAATACATTTTGTTTTACCGGTATGCGGATGATCGGACACCATTTTTTTCCGGCTGTGATGACCTGTGATGAAAGGACGAGGAAGGGTTACCTGGAATCATTGGAGCTAACGGTTAAAGCAGCATGAGGAAATTGCAGAAAAAATCCCGTTGAATAAGTTTCAACGGGATTAAATATGAAGTAAAATCAAGTTTTTCTAATTGGATTTTAGTCCAGTAAAGTCCAGCTTCTTTTGGTTTGAACCTGTTGTACTACCTGCTGTTCTGCAACCACAATATTCTCTTTGCGCTGACCAATATACTCCAGTGTACCTAGTTTGTTCCAAAGGGCAACCATGACTTTCAGGAATTCTTCGGTCATGTTCATCGCAGCATAAATATTCTGATGATCATATACCATCTCAATCATTTTCGCAAGTATTTCTTCGAAATTTCCTGGTGTAACGTCTCTCCATTCATAGAAATATTTCAACATTTCCTCTCTTTCTCTGGATTCTACCAGTTTTATTCCGGTAAAGAAGACGTGGGCAAGATTTGAACAATAGCCAACGATATATACCGGGGATTGCTGATAGCCAAAATTTCTGTAGTTGAAAAAGATCTGGGCGATATAGTCCAGCAATTTTTCGGAAAGAAGCCTGATGTTTCTTCCTAATGGGGTAATGGAATCCTTTCCGGTAGTTTTATCGATGATTTTGAAGGCCGCCAGCTGCAGGTCATTGATGAGACTGCTAAACAGTTCATAATACCTTGTTAGGCTGGGATGGCTGATTACGCTGCTACTTGGCGGGATATAATTGTGGTTAATGGATATCCGGCCACTTTCCATGATCAGTTGTCCGATAGTCAGGTGGTAACTGTCGGCTGCCTTTGGTGCCATTTCTGTAGCGGGCAATATCGTAATGCTGTAATTTTTGGAGATATCAGGATACCTTGGCGGATTGTCTTCCGGATCCGGATTTCCTGAGGGTACCCTTTCAAAGGGGTTCACCATTAGCAGAATGTTGAAAAGTGTTACCCTGGAATGGTCTATATTTTCACTACTGAAATACTGGCTGTAAGTCAGCTGATCTTCAAAATTAGAGGAGCTTGCAATATCGATCCTGCACCCTTCAGCAGTGATTGCGTTGCAGTGTCTCACTTTGATCTCAATATGGTTGGTTGCTTTTTCCATGATTTCAATATCATGTGAAAGGCGTTGTCCTGCAAAAGGGGGAAGCAAGCCATAATTGAAATGGTTAATAAATACAGAACTCGCATCTCTGACAAAGTCCTGGTTAAACTGATCTGTAGCAATAAAATGATTGCTGGAAAGCTTCATGCCGTCCACCCAGTTAACGGGCTTATATTTTAATGGTGAAATCATAGTCTTTGGTTATATAAAAATAGATTCATCACCTATTTTCTCTGGTTTATTAACGTTTTCAGAAACTCTTTTTGCGTAAATGGTCATTTTCTCTGTAATGCCATTGTTGATGATATCGAGGTCAGGATCAATAAAAATGTTCTTCTTAAAGAAAGATGTTTTAATAAAAAAGATCCATTTAAAGGATTCAAAATCCTCTCCCATATATTTAACCGGGGCTTTGGGGAATTTCAGGTTATAATCCTCAATGAATTTATAAAACCATTCTCCGAACACCATATTCTCGGGTGCTTTGGCTTTCACTTTCAGGGGTTCAGGATCATTGGTGTTTTTATACAATTCCAGTTCAAGAACGAGCATGCGGTCAAAATCAAGATGATCTAAATTGATGTTCAGCGGGCTTGAAGGGTATTGCCAGATTTTGTAGATTTCTGTCGGAATGCTGATAAGGGCTACATAGGCCCACCAGAATAAAACCGGAATAAAGAAAGTGAGCAGACTGGTTGCAGCCCAGATGCCAAAATGAATATCGCTAAGCCAGTTGAAGGCAAGCTGAAAAAGGTAAAAGCTGAGCAGGCAGCTAATTAATATCGCAAATATTACAAAGAACTTTCTCTCCAGTAATTCAGTAGGATAGTATTTTGTAAAAAGGTATACAAAAAGGATCCCCAGTCCTATAAAATAAATCTGGCAGATGATATATCCCCAGGGCATAAAATCAAAGCTTAAAAAACCTAAAAATCCTGGAAGAGCGAGTGAAATGCTGAGTACTAAAATGCTTACTATCAGTTTTTTGTTATTTAGAAATTGATTTTTCTTATTGACAATAGATAATAGGGCAGCAGATACGATGAAAATTAAAGGAAAGAGTAAATAACGCAGGAAAAATGATTGAACGTCCATTAAATAGTATTTGATGTTTTATGCTTAATCTGTTAACAAATATAGTACCTTAAATTTTTAAATATAAAAATGGTATAATTATTAGGGTATGTTGGTTTAAGTATGCGGTAAATAAATATATGAAACAGAGTCTACATTTAAAAAATGATCTCCAAACAGATTTTAAGGCAGTTGCTTTGGCTGCGGAACTGATTGAAGCCGGGGATTTTGAAGCCGACCAGATTGCCGTCCTTCCTGTTGGTCCAAGAAAACGGGCTTTTGCAAAAGAAATAGGGGATCATACTTTTTATTATTCAGACAGTAAACGTAAAGATTGTATCAGTATTGAAAGCAATCAGGAAGGTTTATATGACATGTTGCCGGAAGGCCTGTTTCACAACCCGCCTACCGGAAGTTCAGGGATGTCTGAAGAGCAAATGGTTGAAGATGTTCAGCTTAGACGAGCAGAGGAAAAGGATTCCAGAAAGTTCTTTATGCCTTTTGAAGCGGAGCTTAATCAGCTGAGGACCATTCTGGAACTTTATGAAAACAGACTGGATAAAAAAACCACTTACAGTGACCTGACCAGAATCTTTGCCGCAGAATGGAACGAGTTTGAATTGTTCGATAGAGAACAAAGCATTATATGGATGCATCTGTTGCCGGTAATTCATCAGAAACGGAATGATGTTGTTTTCCTGGGGCAACTGCTTTCCGTTCTTTTTAAGACTCCGGTGGAGGTGTTGATGAAACAATCCAATATTAAGCCTAAGTTAATAGACGAACATATGCAGTTTAAACTCGGTTTTGGCGCGCTTGGAATTAACTCGATTATAGGAAATAGCTTTGAGACCGATGAAGAGGAGATCGTTATTAATATCGGGCCTACAGACACCCACCGTTTGCTGAACTTTATGCCCGGGACAGCTCATTCCCGTATTATAGACCTCGCGGTATCTTATCTGGTCCCGGTAGAGACTGAAGTAAAGGTAAACCTTCTTGCCAGTTCCTCTAACCGGGTAGGATCTTTAGGTGCAGAGAGTGAGCATTCTTACCTGGGTTTTACGGTTTACCTTTAGTCAAGGATTAACCGGTAGTGAATGTTCATGGTACTGCGGATTTCAAGTTTTGATTTGGTCAGTTCCAGCATGGACTTCCATTCCTCTTTGCTCAGTTCATTCTGTTGATTTGGAGTAATGACAATATCCGTTGTTTTGATGAAGCCTTCTTTGGGGTTTGGGGTAGACATCAGCCCTTTACGAATGTTAACTGCCTTGATTTTGCTTCCCAGCTCATAAAAGCAGAAATTGATGATGTCAGACTGAGTCACTAACCTGTTGCCGGTTGTAAGGCCATACTTATAAGCCTGAACCCTGTTTCCGGCATTTAACCTCGAACGTCCACCTTTAGAATTACTTAATAAAAAGAGGCTTTCCGGCATGACTTTGCTACTTTCAAAAGACTGCAGGTGACTACCGGAACGGATCTGGTTCCCCATTTCCGCATTGGTGGTCCAGAATTCAAGAAACATGATGTCTGCATTGTTCAGCGGTTTTACGATGATATAGTTTAAAAGCTCTTTGATCATGCTTAGCTGAGCCTTTGTTTTCTGCTCGATAATGGAGATGTTCTGCTCCAGATCTTTCAGGGAGCTATTTAAAAAATCAGATCCGTAAGCAGAAAAAGCCGCTTTTTCATCTCTTAACAGTTCAAAAAGATAATCGACTACTTCTTTAGCATTTCTGCCGTCAAAGCGTTCAGAACCACCATAACGGATAGAGAAAGAGCCCACATTCCGGTCGTCATAATGGGTGTGCGGGATCTCCGTATAGGTATTGCCTAATTTGT
This region of Pedobacter steynii genomic DNA includes:
- a CDS encoding PDZ domain-containing protein, whose product is MKFTTMPWINLPGFLLCLLLSSNGFAKDIYVSIKGNDKNPGTKEKPFATFKRAQLALRTIRGATTVYVRGGTYYFTSAVVFTAQDSRSPMEGVTYKSYSGEKVNLSGARELQLKWENAKGGIKRAKVSEEIAFDQLFINGKQQRMARYPNYNPDIRFFGGGSADAISPERVKGWNHPEGGFIHALHKHEWGGYQYLISGKDQEGKLTLEGGFQNNRQMGMHDKYRFVENIFEELDTAGEWYFDKREKMLYFYPQQGTDLRKARVEIPQLKSLFEFRGTAEQPVKNIRIEGMELRHTLRTFMETKEPLLRSDWTIYRGGAVVMEGAEHCVIKDCFFNTVGGNAVFMSNYNRNNLVSGCHIAFAGASGVCFVGDPKAVRSPSFEYGEFVPLNEIDRVPGPKTNNYPANCSVENTLMYGLGSVEKQVAGVEISMSMDIKVSHNTIYDVPRAGINISEGTWGGHLIEYNDVYNTVLESGDHGAFNSWGRDRYWHPDYQVMAGIAKDNPALITADVIKPIVIHDNRFRCDHGWDIDLDDGSSNYHIYNNVCLNGGLKLREGFFRTVENNVILNNSFHPHVWFDRSGDVFRHNIVTRNYFPIRVNDWGKEVDRNLFPDQQALEAAQKVGTDAHSAYGDPLFVHAGIGDYRVKPGSPALKLGFKNFPMNEFGVKSPALKALVSPVKLPVLISEMKSEGQDNYEFLGAKVKNLNTLGERSATGMSTETGVLVLEVPKKSILYGKLQANDVVLKFNDAPVKNMKDLMTIQMGLQLSQKAMVEVFRNQALKKIEISLK
- a CDS encoding NAD(P)H-dependent oxidoreductase — its product is MKHLIIYCHPNPASFNHAIKESVVQYAAAAGHEIRIRDVYALNFDPVLTPADILSFKSGAVPEEIFAEQEHLRWAELVTIIHPVWWTGMPALLKGYFDRVLSYGFAYRYGEQGLEQLLKGKDLLIINTVGSEEQNYIDKGIFDAMRTVAENTFCFTGMRMIGHHFFPAVMTCDERTRKGYLESLELTVKAA
- a CDS encoding TssN family type VI secretion system protein, coding for MDVQSFFLRYLLFPLIFIVSAALLSIVNKKNQFLNNKKLIVSILVLSISLALPGFLGFLSFDFMPWGYIICQIYFIGLGILFVYLFTKYYPTELLERKFFVIFAILISCLLSFYLFQLAFNWLSDIHFGIWAATSLLTFFIPVLFWWAYVALISIPTEIYKIWQYPSSPLNINLDHLDFDRMLVLELELYKNTNDPEPLKVKAKAPENMVFGEWFYKFIEDYNLKFPKAPVKYMGEDFESFKWIFFIKTSFFKKNIFIDPDLDIINNGITEKMTIYAKRVSENVNKPEKIGDESIFI
- a CDS encoding type VI secretion system baseplate subunit TssG, translated to MKQSLHLKNDLQTDFKAVALAAELIEAGDFEADQIAVLPVGPRKRAFAKEIGDHTFYYSDSKRKDCISIESNQEGLYDMLPEGLFHNPPTGSSGMSEEQMVEDVQLRRAEEKDSRKFFMPFEAELNQLRTILELYENRLDKKTTYSDLTRIFAAEWNEFELFDREQSIIWMHLLPVIHQKRNDVVFLGQLLSVLFKTPVEVLMKQSNIKPKLIDEHMQFKLGFGALGINSIIGNSFETDEEEIVINIGPTDTHRLLNFMPGTAHSRIIDLAVSYLVPVETEVKVNLLASSSNRVGSLGAESEHSYLGFTVYL